From Dehalobacter sp. 12DCB1, a single genomic window includes:
- the ruvA gene encoding Holliday junction branch migration protein RuvA — MIGMLRGNVWMAEADRLVLDVGGVGYLLHVPVSSMAKIRQGEETVLHTHLIMREDDLSLYGFLTRDEKELFLQLLNVTGIGPKAALSILSAFSVSKIKTAIVCEDVSQLTEVPGIGGKTAKRIILELKEKIKDVDIKAGTEDLGSFIPANDTLETLLALGFSRYEARDALTRAEKRGLSSMEDQLKEALRLLAGPPEHM; from the coding sequence ATGATCGGAATGCTGCGGGGGAATGTGTGGATGGCCGAAGCGGACCGCCTGGTACTGGATGTCGGCGGTGTAGGCTATTTGCTCCATGTTCCGGTAAGTTCGATGGCAAAGATCAGGCAGGGGGAAGAAACAGTCCTGCATACCCATTTAATCATGCGGGAAGATGATTTGTCTTTGTACGGCTTTTTGACCCGGGATGAAAAAGAGCTGTTTCTGCAGCTGCTCAACGTAACCGGGATTGGTCCAAAGGCAGCACTGAGTATTTTGTCGGCTTTTTCTGTCAGTAAGATCAAGACGGCGATTGTCTGTGAGGACGTTTCTCAATTAACCGAAGTCCCCGGAATCGGCGGCAAAACTGCAAAAAGAATCATCCTGGAACTGAAAGAAAAGATTAAGGATGTTGATATCAAAGCCGGAACAGAAGATCTAGGCTCCTTTATCCCGGCCAACGACACCCTGGAGACGCTGCTGGCCTTGGGCTTTTCCCGCTATGAAGCGCGTGATGCCCTGACTAGGGCGGAAAAGAGAGGACTGTCTTCCATGGAGGATCAGCTCAAAGAAGCACTTCGCTTATTGGCAGGACCGCCAGAACATATGTGA
- the ruvB gene encoding Holliday junction branch migration DNA helicase RuvB, with product MERVITSLERPEDREFEALRPGRLMEYIGQASIKENLSVFIQAAQNRGEALDHVLLYGPPGLGKTTLANIIAAEMGVNIRTTSGPAIERPGDLAALLTSLEPRDVLFIDEIHRLSRTAEEVLYSAMEDNCLDIVIGKGPSARSIRLSLSPFTLIGATTRAGQLTSPLRDRFGVISRLEFYTTEELLQIVARASRILKVDLSPDGAEEIAKRSRGTPRVANRLLKRVRDYAQFWGSRIVDSQTAAKAMDKLEVDPMGLDSLDQKILLAIIRNFDGGPVGLETLAATVGEEAETLEDVVEPFLLQRGFLQRTPRGRMVTNQVYNYFGMDLPANVQTGLFCESESK from the coding sequence TTGGAAAGAGTCATCACTTCCCTGGAGCGTCCTGAAGACCGGGAATTCGAAGCTTTAAGACCGGGCAGGCTGATGGAATATATCGGACAGGCAAGTATCAAAGAAAACTTAAGCGTCTTTATCCAGGCGGCCCAGAACAGGGGAGAGGCTCTCGACCATGTCCTTCTTTATGGTCCGCCGGGACTTGGCAAGACCACGCTGGCCAATATTATTGCGGCTGAGATGGGAGTTAATATCCGGACGACTTCCGGACCCGCGATTGAAAGACCGGGAGATTTGGCGGCACTTTTGACTTCGCTCGAACCGCGCGATGTGCTGTTCATTGATGAGATTCATCGTCTAAGCAGGACAGCAGAAGAAGTCCTGTATTCAGCGATGGAAGATAATTGTCTGGATATCGTCATTGGCAAAGGGCCGAGTGCCCGTTCCATCAGGCTGTCCCTGTCTCCGTTTACGCTGATTGGCGCGACGACCAGAGCCGGACAGCTCACGTCTCCTTTAAGGGACAGATTCGGGGTCATCAGCCGTCTGGAATTTTATACGACAGAGGAACTGCTGCAGATCGTCGCCAGGGCTTCCCGGATCCTGAAAGTGGATCTGTCGCCGGACGGAGCGGAGGAGATTGCCAAGCGTTCCAGAGGGACACCGCGGGTCGCTAACAGGCTGCTCAAAAGGGTAAGGGACTATGCGCAGTTCTGGGGAAGCAGGATTGTTGACTCTCAGACGGCAGCCAAAGCAATGGATAAGCTCGAAGTTGATCCGATGGGCCTGGACAGTCTGGACCAGAAAATTTTGCTGGCCATTATCCGGAATTTTGACGGAGGACCGGTTGGTCTGGAAACGCTGGCAGCTACTGTAGGTGAAGAGGCCGAGACCCTGGAAGATGTTGTGGAACCATTTTTGCTGCAGAGAGGTTTTCTGCAGCGGACACCAAGAGGTAGAATGGTAACGAACCAGGTCTACAACTATTTTGGAATGGATCTTCCGGCGAATGTACAGACGGGACTTTTTTGCGAATCAGAAAGTAAATAG
- a CDS encoding SpoIID/LytB domain-containing protein, with protein sequence MFFHGCGVKQSAFLSKAFCLLFVVMLFLITLTPNAALAREVTVKLVWQFPETSWLEIEVRQGSYTLDYNDFSVSLTAGDRCQIGQSSMANFLAVGDRFVILEKNKIKLTSKNQGIFRIREPEKDWISYRGNLSIVKENGCWKLYNSLEQEDYLKGVVPIEMSNAWAAKGFEALKAQAVAARTYLLKNINDGVITDSPDIHQAYLGKSVEGAASQAVTATTGEVLADQDTGRPISIFYSSHNGGYMEAPQNVWQNQDAHYTSTPDPFSNGIGGYTDHWRFVIAADVLGKAFDLAPVRQVKLAKYVSGRVYRVVLQDWLGNEKTVSGGDFVRKFYPEGSLSSDSFLGRLFKVEYIMPVLQKNTPEICLTGNPSAGTSAEKGTGPLLSRIKSSNDGIAEKPGIYGVFVFNGRGWGHGVGMSQWGAYDMAMQGYSYQDILNYYYKNIDLVKME encoded by the coding sequence ATGTTTTTCCATGGCTGCGGTGTTAAACAGAGCGCTTTTTTGTCTAAAGCTTTTTGCCTATTATTTGTTGTAATGCTTTTTTTGATTACCCTGACACCGAATGCAGCGCTTGCAAGGGAGGTAACTGTGAAGCTTGTCTGGCAGTTTCCTGAAACCAGCTGGTTGGAAATTGAAGTCAGACAGGGCAGTTATACCCTCGACTATAATGATTTCAGCGTCAGCCTAACAGCCGGGGACCGTTGTCAGATCGGCCAGAGCAGTATGGCAAATTTCCTGGCTGTCGGTGATCGGTTCGTGATTCTGGAGAAAAATAAAATTAAGCTTACCTCCAAGAATCAGGGCATTTTTCGGATCAGAGAACCCGAAAAGGATTGGATCAGCTACCGCGGAAATCTTTCTATTGTGAAAGAAAACGGTTGCTGGAAACTGTATAATTCACTTGAGCAGGAAGACTACTTGAAAGGAGTCGTTCCGATAGAGATGAGCAATGCCTGGGCCGCAAAAGGTTTCGAAGCCCTGAAAGCGCAGGCGGTCGCCGCAAGGACATATTTGCTGAAAAATATAAACGATGGTGTTATCACGGATTCACCCGATATCCATCAGGCTTACCTCGGCAAATCTGTGGAAGGGGCAGCCAGCCAGGCGGTGACTGCAACGACGGGAGAGGTTCTGGCTGATCAGGATACCGGCAGACCCATTTCAATTTTCTACTCTTCGCATAACGGCGGTTATATGGAGGCCCCTCAGAATGTCTGGCAAAATCAGGACGCTCATTATACGTCTACTCCGGATCCATTTTCCAACGGCATTGGGGGTTATACCGACCACTGGAGGTTTGTGATTGCCGCGGATGTTCTTGGAAAAGCTTTTGATCTGGCCCCTGTAAGACAGGTGAAACTGGCGAAATATGTATCGGGCCGCGTATACCGTGTCGTGCTTCAAGATTGGTTAGGCAACGAAAAAACGGTATCCGGCGGGGATTTTGTCCGCAAATTTTATCCTGAAGGATCTCTATCAAGTGATTCTTTCCTTGGAAGACTATTTAAGGTAGAATATATCATGCCTGTACTTCAGAAAAATACCCCGGAGATTTGTTTGACTGGGAATCCTTCGGCAGGGACCTCCGCGGAAAAAGGCACTGGTCCACTGCTCTCCAGGATCAAAAGCTCCAATGACGGTATAGCAGAAAAACCTGGAATATACGGTGTATTTGTTTTCAATGGCAGGGGCTGGGGGCACGGCGTCGGGATGTCCCAATGGGGTGCCTATGATATGGCAATGCAAGGCTATTCTTATCAGGATATCCTAAACTATTACTATAAAAATATTGATTTGGTGAAAATGGAGTAG
- the queA gene encoding tRNA preQ1(34) S-adenosylmethionine ribosyltransferase-isomerase QueA: MRLEDFEYDLPERLIAQTPAEPRDSSRLMLVDKAKGEIFHYLFQDIVQFFNAGDVLVLNKTRVIPARLIGEKEGTGAKIEVLLLKRIDRDRWEVLVRPGKRLKPGQNVIFGGGLLYGELIEILDDGNRIIRFTYSGLFEEVLDSLGEMPLPPYITAKLNDKERYQTVYAKENGSAAAPTAGLHFTEELLHRIRDNGVEVLEVLLHVGLGTFRPVKTEEITEHQMHTEYFSIDSETAARISLAKKEGRRVIAVGTTVVRTLESAAGLCQDASRNVLSETEGWTDIFIYPGYQFKIVDALITNFHFPRSTLLMLVSAFAGRELILKAYQTAVREEYRFFSFGDAMFLV; this comes from the coding sequence ATGAGGTTGGAGGATTTTGAATACGACTTGCCGGAAAGACTGATTGCTCAAACACCGGCAGAACCGCGGGATTCATCAAGGCTGATGCTGGTGGATAAAGCCAAAGGTGAAATATTTCATTACTTATTCCAGGATATTGTGCAATTCTTTAATGCGGGAGACGTGCTTGTCTTGAACAAGACTAGGGTGATTCCGGCCAGATTAATTGGGGAAAAAGAAGGTACCGGAGCAAAAATTGAGGTGCTCCTGCTAAAGAGAATAGACAGGGATCGCTGGGAAGTCCTGGTTAGACCCGGCAAAAGGCTAAAACCGGGTCAAAACGTTATTTTCGGGGGAGGACTTTTGTACGGGGAACTGATCGAAATTCTTGACGATGGAAACAGGATCATCCGTTTTACGTATTCAGGCCTGTTTGAGGAAGTCCTGGACAGTCTCGGCGAGATGCCTTTACCTCCGTATATCACAGCAAAATTAAACGATAAAGAGCGGTATCAGACTGTTTATGCCAAAGAAAATGGTTCGGCTGCGGCGCCTACGGCAGGCCTGCATTTTACGGAAGAGCTGCTGCACAGGATTAGGGACAACGGAGTAGAGGTTCTTGAAGTCCTGTTGCATGTCGGTCTGGGAACGTTTCGGCCGGTAAAGACGGAAGAAATCACCGAACACCAAATGCACACGGAATATTTCAGCATTGATTCTGAGACTGCCGCCAGAATCTCTCTGGCCAAAAAAGAAGGCCGCAGGGTGATTGCGGTTGGGACAACCGTGGTCCGGACATTGGAATCCGCTGCAGGACTTTGTCAGGATGCTTCCAGGAATGTGCTGTCCGAGACCGAAGGCTGGACGGATATTTTTATCTACCCCGGATATCAATTCAAAATTGTCGATGCCTTAATCACAAATTTCCACTTTCCGCGCTCGACACTGCTGATGCTGGTCAGTGCATTTGCAGGTCGGGAATTGATTCTGAAAGCGTATCAGACTGCAGTCCGTGAGGAATATCGTTTTTTCAGTTTCGGGGACGCTATGTTTTTAGTTTAA
- the tgt gene encoding tRNA guanosine(34) transglycosylase Tgt: MAAVKLEILKKDTRTKARLGRLHTPHGMIETPVFMPVGTQATVKSVSPEELKMLGADIILSNTYHLFLRPGHELIKHAGGLHRFMNWDGAILTDSGGFQVFSLGDLRKITEEGVEFRSHLDGSKQFLSPEKATEIQIALGSDIVMAFDECTPYPATREYTEKSAERTFRWLQRCKNTLTSTDRQALFGIVQGGMYEDLRKQSAQEITGLDLPGYALGGLSVGEPKELMYEVLDYTVPLLPEAKPRYLMGVGSPDDLIEGVMHGIDMFDCVLPTRIARNGTAMTRFGKVVVRNATYADDFTPIDSTCSCYTCRNYSRAYIRHLIKADEIFGHRLMTIHNLHFLTHLMEGIRQAIAEDRLPEYRKQFFADYGYEK, encoded by the coding sequence TTGGCGGCCGTTAAACTGGAAATACTAAAGAAAGACACCCGTACCAAGGCCCGTCTGGGAAGACTTCATACCCCTCATGGCATGATAGAGACGCCTGTGTTTATGCCTGTAGGAACTCAGGCTACCGTAAAATCGGTTAGCCCAGAAGAACTGAAGATGCTCGGAGCCGACATAATTTTAAGCAATACCTATCATCTGTTTTTGCGTCCGGGTCACGAACTGATTAAACACGCAGGCGGCCTGCATAGATTTATGAACTGGGATGGCGCGATTTTGACCGACAGCGGAGGGTTCCAGGTTTTCAGTCTCGGGGATTTACGGAAAATCACCGAAGAGGGCGTGGAATTTCGTTCTCATCTTGATGGCTCCAAACAGTTCTTAAGTCCGGAGAAAGCGACGGAAATTCAAATTGCTCTTGGTTCGGATATTGTGATGGCTTTTGATGAGTGCACGCCTTACCCGGCAACCCGGGAGTACACGGAAAAATCCGCTGAACGGACCTTCCGCTGGCTGCAGCGCTGCAAAAACACGCTGACTTCCACCGATCGTCAGGCCCTTTTTGGCATTGTCCAGGGAGGAATGTATGAGGATCTCCGCAAACAAAGCGCTCAGGAAATTACCGGACTTGATCTGCCTGGGTATGCACTGGGGGGCTTGAGTGTCGGGGAACCTAAAGAACTGATGTACGAAGTGCTGGATTATACCGTTCCGCTGCTACCCGAAGCCAAACCAAGATATCTGATGGGTGTGGGCTCACCTGATGACTTAATCGAGGGCGTCATGCATGGCATTGATATGTTTGACTGTGTACTGCCGACGCGTATTGCCCGAAATGGGACAGCAATGACGAGGTTTGGTAAGGTTGTGGTCCGTAATGCCACCTATGCTGACGATTTTACGCCGATTGATTCGACCTGCAGCTGTTATACCTGTCGGAATTATTCCCGGGCGTATATCCGGCACCTGATCAAAGCGGATGAGATTTTCGGACACAGGCTGATGACGATCCATAACCTGCACTTTCTGACTCATTTAATGGAAGGAATCCGTCAGGCGATTGCCGAAGATCGGCTTCCGGAATACCGGAAACAATTTTTTGCGGACTACGGTTATGAAAAATAA